The Sporomusaceae bacterium FL31 sequence TTAATTTATTTTCAATGACTTTAACCAGATAGGATAACGGAATACTGATGATTAAATAGGCGATCGCCAAAAAGGTGTAGGATTCAATGGTTAAAAAGGTCTGTGATGCAAAAGTCTGGGTGCGCAGCAATAATTCGTTGACCGCAACGTAAGCCAGGAGTGAGGTATCTTTAACCATCATCACCAGATAGTTGCCTAGTGAAGGGATAATACTGCGCAAAGCCTGCGGCATTACAATGCGAAATAGAGCCTGATATTTACCAAATCCTAGTGCCAATGCTGCCTCTGTCTGTCCACGGTCAATCGAAAGGATGGATGCCCGGATAACTTCAGACATATAGCAGCCATAGTTAATGCCTAATCCTAATATCCCGGCAGTCAAGGATGCGATTTGGACATCGGTTTTATAACCAAACATACTGGCTATTAAATTTAATAGCAGCGGAACAACATAATAAATATAGACAAGCTGGACAAGCAGTGGTGTTCCACGAATGAGTTCTAAAAAAAGATATAAAGACCCCTTAATGACTTTGATATTCGACAGCCTGCCTATGGCAATAACCATTCCTAACAATGTTGCCAGCAAAAACCCAAAAATAGTTGCCTGAACAACGACGCTAAACCCATGTAACAGCGAAGGAATTAATAATGTGGCTGCTTTTGAAAAATTGAGTATCATATAATCCCTCCTTATAAGACTCTGGCGAGAAATTCTCTGGTTCTTTGATTCTCAGGTTGATTAAAAATCTTTTCTGGCGGACCTTCTTCCACAATATAACCTTTATCCATGAAGATCACCCGGTCAGCCACTTCTTTGGCAAAACCCATTTCATGAGTTACAACTACCATGGTCATTCCCTCTCTGGCCAATTGCTTCATAACTTCCAGTACATCACCGACTAATTCAGGATCAAGTGCGGAAGTGGGTTCATCAAACAGCAGCATTTTGGGCTTCATGGCTAAAGCACGGGCAATGGCCACCCGTTGTTGCTGGCCACCGGAAAGGGTCGAAGGATACACATGCATTTTGTCTGCCAAGCCAACCTTCTTTAACAGATCCACGGCCAGCTCCTCGGCCTCATCCTTTTTCATTTTATTAACATGGATTGGTGCATAAGTTAAGTTCTCTAGTACAGTAAACATCGGGAAAAGATTGAATTTTTGAAACACCATACCAATTTCTCTGCGCAGCTTTTTAGTATCCAGATCAGCATCGACAATGGTTCCTGAATAGTATATTTTCCCGCTTGTCGGTACTTCAAGGAGATTTAGACAGCGAAGAAACGTACTTTTTCCAGAACCGGATGGACCAATGATGCAGACAACCTCGCCTTCTCCAATAAACATACTGATACTTTTTAATACTTCTAAATCGCCAAATTTTTTACCTAACTCAGATATGTTAAACATAGTCTCCTCCTTTTACATTCTTCAGTTAAACTCCATCGATAAAATGAGAAAGTGACTAAATGAAAACAAAAAAAGCAAAGACCACTTAATAAGCATCTTTGCTTTCGTAATAAATTATTTTATCGGAGTAATAAGTCTGTCTTCCCCAAAATGAATGAATCAGTTACTTTTGTACTAAATAGGCGGAAATAAAAAATACTAAATGACATAAGAAATCGTAATCTTATCCATTTAGCATCTTCGCTCAAACTATTTTCTTTTCAGTAACTGTGGCTTCATTATAGCAAAGCCAATACACGATGTCTACAGGCAAATATAACAATTTAACTTTAAGCTATTTGTGCATAACACACAAATCATTAGCCCGGTCTTAGGATTTTTTGTTGCTGCCTTCCCATCAATCATACTTTCTTTTTTGCAACAGCCAACCGCGACTTGTTTACAGTATCGATACCACCACTACCAAGCTTTAATACAGCGGTGACATATAATATATCAATGATCACGAGTTGCAATATCCGTGAAACCATCGCATCAGATCGATATTTTGTTTCATTCGACGAACTGAGCAATACTACATCAGCCAATTTCGTCACTGAGGAATGGGCATAACTAGTCAGCGCGATTACCTTTGCCCGATTATCTTTCGCTAATTTAACTGCCTCCAAGATATCCCGGCTTTCACCCGAATGACTGATAGCAACCACAAGCGTATTCGGATCAGTATTTGCACAGGCAATACTCATAAAATGAGTATCGTTATAATAAGAAGCATTAAAACCGAGGCGAATAAATTTATGGAAAGCATCTATAGCCACCACGCCTGACGCTCCCACACCACAAAACAATATTTTGTTTACCTTGAAAATCAGCTCGGTTACCTTCTCCATCAAATCAGTACTAATTAAATTGTTAAGATCCTGTATCGACGCCACAGTTGACATGACCACTTTTTCTCTAATTTGATCATAAGTATCCGCAACCTGGATTTCTTCATAGATGGCTTGACCAGAATGATTGGACATATCTTGAGCAATTTTGACTCGAAATACTTGATAGGAATCAAAGCCTAGTTTTCGCAAAAAACGCAATATAGTCGTTTCGCTGGTACTACACTTTTCCGCCAAATCACTGAGCGACAATAAAATGACTTGTTCCGAATTATTAAGTACAAAATCTGCTATTTGCTTTTGCGCAGGAGATAGTATGTGATATCGTGTCCGTATGTGTGAGAAAAGATTTTCCATGACATCCTCCATTTTTCATAGCAAATATAGATGTTCTTTGCCGTCTGCTGTCACTTGAATTATAAAGAGCAGCATCTCCAAATGTCAACATATTATTCCAAACCGACCTTCCCCTATCATTCATAGCAATTCCGGTATTACGATAAAAGGAGCGGTATCCGCCCCCTTTACAGTAACGATGTTATTCTAATCTTTGAATTTAAATACAACGATTAGGCCATCTGAGCGATCAAAAGAGTAGCACCCAGCGCTACCACAGCGGCAATACAAGTGGCTGATGTATAAGATTTTAGAGTGTCCGTGACTGACAGACCAAAGAATTCTTTAACAATCCAAAAACCCGAGTCATTTACATGGGAGAAACTGATCGCGCCGGCACCGACAGCGACTGCAATAAGCGCTGGATCAAGAGTAGGATACGCCTTAAGTACCGGCATGACTATGCCGACAGCCGTCATCATTGCAACCGTAGCCGATCCTACGGAAAACCTCATTACAACTGCAACCAGCCAAGCCAAAATAAGTGGATTCATCGATAGGCCTGTTAGTACTTTTGCCAGTTCAGTTCCCAATCCGCTATCGATAAGCACCTTATTAAAGGCACCGCCGCCGCCAATAACCAATAAGATCCCTGCAACAGGACCAAAACACTGATCAGTGAATGATAAGATCTGTTTCATACTGAAACCGCGAGCCAATCCCAGCGTGTAATAAGCAACAAAAGTAGAAATAAGTAAGGCCGTAATCGGATTGCCGATAAAGTTAACTGCAGACATATAGGAAGCTGACTGAGGAACGTTAAGCTCAATAATTGTTTTCGCAACCATAATCAGGAGTGGCAGCATCACTGTAAAAAGAGTAATACCAAACGCTGGCATTTTGTCTTCGGAGACTTTTTCCACCTTGTGAAGATGGTCGGGTAACTTAAACTCAAACTTATTCCCAATAAGTTTGGCCCAGACCGGTCCTGCAATAATTGCAGCGGGAAGACCGGCAATCGCACCATACATAATCACGCGTCCAACATCGGCCTTTAACGCACCAGCAATAGCCATGGCTGCTGGATGCGGCGGCATAATGCAATGCACAGTGATCAAAGAAACTGCTGTCGGAATACCGATTGCAATCATGGAAAGGCCAGTTT is a genomic window containing:
- a CDS encoding glutamine ABC transporter permease encodes the protein MILNFSKAATLLIPSLLHGFSVVVQATIFGFLLATLLGMVIAIGRLSNIKVIKGSLYLFLELIRGTPLLVQLVYIYYVVPLLLNLIASMFGYKTDVQIASLTAGILGLGINYGCYMSEVIRASILSIDRGQTEAALALGFGKYQALFRIVMPQALRSIIPSLGNYLVMMVKDTSLLAYVAVNELLLRTQTFASQTFLTIESYTFLAIAYLIISIPLSYLVKVIENKLKN
- a CDS encoding peptide ABC transporter ATP-binding protein produces the protein MFNISELGKKFGDLEVLKSISMFIGEGEVVCIIGPSGSGKSTFLRCLNLLEVPTSGKIYYSGTIVDADLDTKKLRREIGMVFQKFNLFPMFTVLENLTYAPIHVNKMKKDEAEELAVDLLKKVGLADKMHVYPSTLSGGQQQRVAIARALAMKPKMLLFDEPTSALDPELVGDVLEVMKQLAREGMTMVVVTHEMGFAKEVADRVIFMDKGYIVEEGPPEKIFNQPENQRTREFLARVL
- a CDS encoding RpiR family transcriptional regulator, with product MENLFSHIRTRYHILSPAQKQIADFVLNNSEQVILLSLSDLAEKCSTSETTILRFLRKLGFDSYQVFRVKIAQDMSNHSGQAIYEEIQVADTYDQIREKVVMSTVASIQDLNNLISTDLMEKVTELIFKVNKILFCGVGASGVVAIDAFHKFIRLGFNASYYNDTHFMSIACANTDPNTLVVAISHSGESRDILEAVKLAKDNRAKVIALTSYAHSSVTKLADVVLLSSSNETKYRSDAMVSRILQLVIIDILYVTAVLKLGSGGIDTVNKSRLAVAKKKV
- a CDS encoding permease, with product MGTPAGLMLVLFASIALIVFLIMKVRLHAFITLIVACMFVGFATGMPLAKIGSSIEAGMGGTLGFLATILGLGTILGKMLEVSRGAERLARTMIDALGKQRAGWAMMLVGFVAGIPVFFQVGFVLLIPLVFSVAMETGLSMIAIGIPTAVSLITVHCIMPPHPAAMAIAGALKADVGRVIMYGAIAGLPAAIIAGPVWAKLIGNKFEFKLPDHLHKVEKVSEDKMPAFGITLFTVMLPLLIMVAKTIIELNVPQSASYMSAVNFIGNPITALLISTFVAYYTLGLARGFSMKQILSFTDQCFGPVAGILLVIGGGGAFNKVLIDSGLGTELAKVLTGLSMNPLILAWLVAVVMRFSVGSATVAMMTAVGIVMPVLKAYPTLDPALIAVAVGAGAISFSHVNDSGFWIVKEFFGLSVTDTLKSYTSATCIAAVVALGATLLIAQMA